From the genome of Nitratidesulfovibrio sp.:
GCACGGTCAGCCCCTTGTCGGCAATGACGCGGATGGTGCGGAAGATTTCCGCGATCAGGATGGGCGCAAGCCCCAGCGAGGGCTCGTCCAGCATCAGCATCTTGGGGCAGGCCATCAGGCCCCGGCCAATGGCCACCATTTGCTGCTCGCCGCCGGAAAGGGTCATGGCCGCCTGGTTCTGGCGTTCGCGCAGGCGGGGGAACATGGTGTACACTTCCTCCAGCGTCCGCTCGCGCACGGCATAGGCCTTGCTGTTGTGCGCACCGGCCAGCAGGTTGTCCTTCACGCTCATCAGCGAGAACAGCCGCCGGCCTTCCGGCACGTGCACCAGCCCGTGGTTTACCACCTCTTCGGGCGGCAGGGTGTGCATGGGCACGCCGTTGAAGGTGATGGCGCCGCTGTCTGGCCGCAGCAGCGACGATACCGTCT
Proteins encoded in this window:
- a CDS encoding ABC transporter ATP-binding protein; translation: MALLDMEKVNVAYGDVQVLYDLSISVREGEVVSIIGGNGAGKTTMLKTVSSLLRPDSGAITFNGVPMHTLPPEEVVNHGLVHVPEGRRLFSLMSVKDNLLAGAHNSKAYAVRERTLEEVYTMFPRLRERQNQAAMTLSGGEQQMVAIGRGLMACPKMLMLDEPSLGLAPILIAEIFRTIRVIADKGLTVLLVEQDVKHSLSLSDRGYVLEHGRAAMEGPASELLDSPYIREAYLGI